In a single window of the uncultured Dysgonomonas sp. genome:
- the mraY gene encoding phospho-N-acetylmuramoyl-pentapeptide-transferase: MLYYLFDYLDQLDFPGAGMFRYVSFRAAMALVLSLLISTIIGRRIIDKLQKLQIGEIVRNLGLEGQLSKKGTPTMGGIIIIISILVPVLLLARLDNIYIILMLITTVWLGVLGFLDDYIKVFKKDKEGLHGKFKIIAQIGLGLIVGMTLYLSPDVIIRENIEFRNQDNVIERVSYTAEGAKSTQTTIPFMKNNNLDYEDLVSFMGDYAEPAAWILFVTIVIFIVTAVSNGANLTDGLDGLAAGSSAIIGVTLGILAYVSGHIEFASYLNIMFIPGSQELVIFASAFIGATVGFLWYNAFPAQVFMGDTGSLTLGGIIGVFAVVIHKELLLPILCGIFMVESLSVMIQVFYFKLTKKKYGEGRRVFKMTPLHHHFQKAGNSGIQALFQKPIGAVPESKIVVRFWIIGIILAVLTLATLKMR; this comes from the coding sequence ATGTTATATTATCTATTCGACTATTTAGACCAGTTAGATTTCCCGGGAGCGGGGATGTTCAGGTATGTCTCGTTCCGTGCAGCCATGGCACTGGTATTATCATTATTGATATCCACTATCATAGGGCGTCGTATCATCGACAAGCTGCAAAAGCTGCAAATCGGAGAAATAGTCCGCAATCTGGGACTGGAAGGACAATTGAGCAAAAAAGGAACGCCTACAATGGGAGGAATTATCATTATCATCTCCATACTTGTACCCGTTTTGCTTTTGGCCCGTTTAGACAATATATATATCATTCTGATGCTTATTACAACCGTTTGGTTGGGAGTTCTTGGCTTTTTGGACGATTATATCAAGGTATTCAAAAAGGATAAAGAAGGACTGCATGGTAAGTTTAAAATAATTGCCCAGATAGGTCTGGGACTTATCGTTGGCATGACGCTTTACCTGAGTCCTGACGTTATTATCCGTGAAAATATAGAATTTCGTAATCAGGATAATGTCATAGAACGGGTCAGTTATACTGCCGAAGGAGCGAAGTCTACACAGACTACCATCCCTTTCATGAAGAATAACAACCTAGACTATGAAGACCTTGTCTCTTTCATGGGTGACTATGCTGAACCTGCTGCCTGGATATTGTTTGTAACGATTGTTATATTCATTGTAACGGCTGTATCGAACGGTGCAAATCTGACCGATGGGCTCGATGGGCTTGCGGCCGGTAGTTCGGCAATAATAGGGGTCACTTTGGGGATACTTGCATATGTATCCGGACACATTGAGTTTGCCTCCTATCTGAATATAATGTTTATTCCGGGTAGTCAGGAGCTCGTTATATTTGCCTCAGCATTTATCGGGGCTACAGTTGGTTTCTTATGGTACAATGCATTTCCCGCACAGGTATTCATGGGAGATACGGGTAGCTTAACGCTGGGGGGTATAATCGGGGTTTTCGCGGTGGTTATCCATAAAGAATTATTGCTGCCTATATTATGTGGTATCTTTATGGTGGAGAGCCTCTCGGTAATGATACAGGTATTTTATTTTAAACTGACCAAGAAGAAATACGGTGAAGGACGCCGTGTATTTAAAATGACACCTCTGCATCATCATTTCCAGAAGGCCGGAAATTCAGGCATACAGGCTTTATTCCAAAAACCGATAGGGGCTGTACCGGAATCGAAAATTGTGGTACGTTTCTGGATTATAGGAATTATCCTGGCTGTACTTACATTAGCAACATTGAAAATGCGATAA